In the Candidatus Binatia bacterium genome, one interval contains:
- the murJ gene encoding murein biosynthesis integral membrane protein MurJ has product MSENRQIARAASLVGAFTFLSRVAGLARDSVTGYYFGTGMAADAFFVAFRVPNLLRRFVGEGAMSVAFIPVFTDYLTNRTRDEAIRAASAVATMLAMLLTALTVLGIVFAPFWTALFAPGFMDDPAKYALTVSLTRWLFPYIFLISLVALASGILNAMRHFAAPALSPIFLNLSMIAGAVLLSPHLSVPIRGLAYGVLLGGCLQLALQLPPLHRLGVRLLPRWEPRHEAVRRSMRLMAPMLFGAAVYQINLMVDTVLASLLPTGSVSYLWYADRVFEFPLGIFAVALGTAALPSFSAQAARGAYDDLRRSIAFAIRLTNFIAVPAAFGIAALAVPIVSVLFQRGAFGPEQTVLTARALSAFAVGLWSVSMVRLIVPAFYAMEDTRTPVTTAAVAFVVNVVCSLTLMGAVPVTGETAFGDAIARATQAMALFELRHVGLALSTSVAATVNMVLLGVLLRYRLGPLGGRELLGSLGRSLVASLAMVVPVRAVAGLADWTADGLMVRVGILGAAVTTGLLVFAAAGTVLGGTEARAIWGMLRARLSRGTGRR; this is encoded by the coding sequence GTGAGTGAGAACCGGCAGATCGCGCGGGCCGCGAGTTTGGTCGGCGCGTTTACTTTCCTGAGCCGCGTCGCCGGGCTCGCGCGCGATTCGGTGACGGGATACTACTTTGGCACCGGCATGGCGGCCGACGCGTTCTTCGTCGCCTTTCGGGTGCCCAACCTGCTGCGCCGGTTCGTCGGGGAGGGGGCGATGAGCGTCGCCTTCATTCCCGTGTTCACCGACTATCTGACGAACCGTACGCGCGACGAAGCCATCCGGGCGGCATCGGCCGTGGCGACGATGCTGGCTATGCTGCTGACGGCGCTGACCGTGTTGGGCATCGTCTTCGCGCCGTTTTGGACGGCTTTGTTCGCCCCCGGGTTCATGGACGATCCGGCGAAGTATGCTCTGACGGTGTCGCTGACGCGGTGGCTGTTTCCGTACATCTTTCTGATCAGTTTGGTAGCGCTGGCCTCGGGCATTTTGAACGCCATGCGCCACTTCGCGGCGCCGGCATTGTCGCCGATCTTCCTTAACCTATCGATGATTGCGGGTGCCGTATTGCTGAGCCCGCACCTGTCGGTGCCGATTCGCGGACTGGCTTACGGGGTACTGCTCGGAGGCTGTCTGCAATTGGCCTTGCAGCTACCGCCGTTGCACCGGCTGGGCGTGCGTCTGCTGCCGCGGTGGGAGCCGCGTCACGAGGCGGTGCGCCGGTCGATGCGGTTGATGGCACCGATGCTCTTCGGAGCGGCGGTCTACCAGATCAATCTCATGGTCGACACGGTGCTCGCCTCGCTGCTGCCGACGGGAAGCGTCTCTTACCTCTGGTACGCGGACCGGGTGTTCGAGTTTCCGCTCGGGATTTTTGCTGTCGCGCTCGGTACGGCCGCATTGCCGAGTTTCTCGGCGCAGGCGGCGCGGGGGGCTTACGACGACCTGCGACGGAGCATCGCGTTTGCGATCCGGTTGACCAACTTCATCGCCGTGCCGGCGGCTTTCGGCATTGCGGCCCTGGCCGTGCCGATCGTCTCGGTGCTGTTCCAGCGGGGGGCCTTCGGGCCGGAGCAGACGGTTTTGACGGCGCGGGCGCTGTCGGCGTTCGCGGTCGGGCTGTGGTCGGTGTCGATGGTACGGCTGATCGTTCCGGCGTTCTATGCGATGGAGGACACGCGCACGCCGGTGACGACCGCGGCGGTGGCGTTCGTCGTCAATGTGGTGTGCAGTCTGACGTTGATGGGGGCGGTCCCGGTCACCGGCGAGACCGCATTCGGCGATGCCATTGCGCGGGCGACGCAGGCGATGGCGCTGTTCGAGCTGCGTCACGTCGGGCTGGCGCTGTCGACGTCGGTGGCGGCGACGGTGAATATGGTATTGCTCGGCGTGCTGTTGCGCTACCGGCTCGGGCCGCTGGGAGGCCGCGAGTTGCTCGGCTCTCTGGGGCGCAGTCTGGTGGCGTCGCTGGCCATGGTGGTACCCGTGCGGGCGGTGGCCGGGCTGGCGGACTGGACCGCCGACGGGTTAATGGTGCGGGTCGGCATACTGGGGGCTGCGGTGACCACCGGCCTGCTGGTATTTGCCGCGGCAGGGACCGTACTGGGCGGCACGGAAGCCCGCGCCATCTGGGGTATGCTTCGCGCGCGTCTCTCCCGCGGGACGGGCCGACGGTAA
- the rpsT gene encoding 30S ribosomal protein S20, with protein sequence MAQRHPSAIKRHRQSLKRRARNQSVRTHVRKVLRTLREVIDNKEVEAAEKELRTVMRTLDKAVTKGVIHRNSAARRVARLSSQVAALKAS encoded by the coding sequence GTGGCTCAACGACATCCCTCTGCCATCAAGCGTCACCGCCAGAGCCTGAAGCGCCGGGCGCGGAACCAGTCGGTGCGCACGCACGTGCGTAAGGTCCTGCGGACCCTGCGCGAGGTCATCGACAACAAGGAAGTCGAGGCGGCCGAGAAGGAGCTGCGCACCGTCATGCGCACCCTCGACAAGGCGGTCACCAAAGGCGTCATCCATCGCAACAGCGCCGCCCGCCGAGTCGCCCGTCTGAGCAGCCAGGTGGCAGCCCTGAAGGCATCCTGA
- the lptE gene encoding LPS assembly lipoprotein LptE, translating to MRGRVHAFAATAALAALAGCGYHVIGTADVLPAEVRTLAVGEIDNGSREYGYERIIAFALEREIAVRRRFALANQPAGADAVLSGRVVDVYTRPVAFGANDQAVQYEVSVVIDLTLVNQRDGTVLWQAQRLREIDEYSASATVVVTSSSEFQQGLLDAVDINNPQFATIQLAETLRQRALNRLAAQTARDVYDQMMEGF from the coding sequence GTGCGCGGGCGAGTCCACGCGTTCGCGGCCACCGCCGCACTCGCCGCACTGGCGGGTTGCGGATACCACGTCATCGGCACCGCCGACGTGCTGCCGGCGGAAGTGCGTACCCTGGCCGTCGGCGAGATCGACAACGGCTCTCGCGAGTACGGCTACGAGCGCATCATTGCCTTCGCACTCGAACGCGAGATCGCCGTGCGCCGCCGCTTTGCGCTGGCCAATCAGCCTGCGGGTGCCGACGCGGTGCTGTCCGGGCGAGTGGTCGACGTCTACACCCGCCCGGTCGCATTCGGGGCCAACGACCAGGCGGTACAGTACGAGGTGTCGGTGGTCATCGATCTGACCCTGGTCAATCAGCGCGACGGCACGGTGCTCTGGCAGGCGCAGCGCCTGCGCGAAATCGATGAGTACAGCGCAAGCGCTACCGTCGTGGTGACCAGTTCCTCGGAGTTCCAGCAGGGCCTGCTCGACGCGGTGGACATCAACAATCCGCAGTTTGCGACGATCCAGCTCGCCGAGACTTTGCGGCAACGCGCGCTCAACCGCCTCGCCGCACAGACGGCGCGCGACGTCTACGATCAGATGATGGAGGGATTTTGA
- the leuS gene encoding leucine--tRNA ligase — MNERYEPAAVEAKWQRLWKERGTNTVDLHRARQPYYTLMMFPYPSAEGLHVGNAFAFTGADIHGRFRRLQGHDVFEPIGFDAFGIHTENYALTVGRHPRRLMIETTANFRRQLERLGLMVNWEHVVDTTQPDYYRWTQWIFLQLYKHGLAIRKKAPVNWCPRCQTVLANEQVIDGYCERHGDTRVEQRFTEQWFFAITRYAQRLLDNLAWIDWSEVTRTAQRNWIGRSEGAEIDFPLAAARSRAIRVFTTRPDTVFGATYMVLAPEHELVDTLATPGQREAVLAYRERTASMDLVTRRSVKDKTGVFTGSFAVNPATGHEIPIWIADYVLAEYGTGAIMAVPAHDQRDFEFAREFDLPIVRVIAAAGEDAGTPLDAAYDGPGHLVNSGRFDRMDAEAAKDAVTQWLAGQGAGQKRVQYRLHDWCISRQRYWGPPIPMIHCGACGIVPVPESHLPVMLPEIEDFRPDASGVAPLARVREFYEVDCPHCGGAARRETDVSDTFLDSAWYFLRYPSTDRHDVAMDPELTRRWLPVDMYIGGNEHAVLHLMYTRFVTMALSDIGVLPFEEPFKTFRAHGLIIKDGAKMSKSKGNVVTPDAYIDQHGADVFRTYLMFLGPYEDGGDFRDEGIAGVRRFVDGVWRAVRDWSVSGNTAPAAEPLRRATHRAVKKVQEDLDGLRYNTAIAALMTLLNEIRRGGPPDREVLEAMTIMLASLAPHVAEELWEALGHDSSVFAARWPTYDPALVVEDIAVVVVQVNGKVRGRVEVPRTAGEEEVVAAALADAAIQAHISGKSIRRRVVVPGRLVNLVV, encoded by the coding sequence ATGAACGAACGGTACGAGCCGGCTGCCGTGGAAGCGAAGTGGCAGCGACTGTGGAAGGAACGCGGCACCAACACCGTCGACCTGCACCGGGCCCGGCAGCCTTACTACACCTTGATGATGTTTCCGTACCCGTCGGCCGAAGGGCTCCACGTCGGCAACGCCTTCGCGTTCACCGGCGCCGACATCCACGGGCGGTTTCGTCGCCTGCAGGGACACGACGTGTTCGAACCCATCGGCTTCGATGCCTTCGGCATCCACACCGAGAACTACGCCCTGACCGTCGGCCGCCACCCGCGCCGTCTCATGATCGAGACGACGGCGAACTTCCGCCGCCAGCTCGAGCGCCTCGGGCTCATGGTGAACTGGGAACACGTCGTCGACACGACGCAGCCCGACTACTACCGGTGGACCCAGTGGATCTTCCTGCAGCTTTACAAGCACGGTCTCGCGATTCGCAAGAAAGCGCCGGTCAACTGGTGTCCCCGCTGCCAGACCGTCCTTGCCAACGAACAGGTCATCGACGGCTACTGCGAACGCCACGGCGATACCCGCGTCGAACAGCGGTTCACCGAGCAGTGGTTCTTCGCCATCACTCGCTACGCGCAGCGCCTGCTCGACAACCTCGCCTGGATCGACTGGTCGGAGGTCACCAGAACCGCACAGCGGAACTGGATCGGCCGCTCCGAGGGCGCGGAGATCGACTTCCCTCTCGCCGCGGCGCGCAGCCGCGCAATCCGCGTCTTCACCACGCGCCCCGATACGGTCTTCGGCGCCACCTACATGGTGCTGGCCCCCGAACACGAACTGGTCGACACCCTGGCCACCCCGGGACAACGCGAGGCCGTGCTCGCCTACCGCGAGCGTACGGCGAGCATGGATCTGGTCACGCGGCGCAGCGTGAAAGACAAGACGGGGGTGTTTACCGGGTCGTTCGCGGTGAATCCGGCCACCGGGCACGAGATCCCGATCTGGATCGCCGACTACGTCCTGGCCGAGTACGGCACCGGCGCCATCATGGCCGTACCCGCCCACGATCAACGCGACTTCGAGTTCGCCCGCGAGTTCGATCTTCCGATCGTCCGGGTGATCGCCGCCGCGGGAGAGGACGCCGGCACCCCGCTCGACGCGGCGTACGACGGCCCCGGCCATCTGGTGAACAGCGGCCGCTTCGATCGCATGGACGCCGAAGCCGCGAAGGACGCGGTGACGCAGTGGCTCGCGGGGCAGGGGGCGGGACAGAAACGCGTGCAGTACCGTCTGCATGACTGGTGCATCTCGCGGCAGCGGTACTGGGGGCCGCCGATCCCGATGATCCATTGCGGCGCCTGCGGCATCGTTCCCGTGCCCGAGTCGCACCTGCCGGTGATGCTGCCGGAGATCGAGGACTTCCGGCCCGACGCCAGTGGCGTGGCGCCGCTGGCCCGTGTGCGCGAGTTCTACGAGGTTGACTGCCCGCACTGCGGCGGCGCGGCCCGCCGCGAGACCGACGTGTCCGATACTTTCCTCGACTCGGCCTGGTACTTCCTGCGCTATCCGTCGACCGATCGCCACGACGTGGCCATGGACCCGGAACTGACGCGGCGGTGGCTGCCGGTGGACATGTACATCGGCGGCAACGAACACGCCGTGCTCCATCTGATGTACACCCGCTTCGTCACGATGGCACTGTCCGATATCGGCGTGCTGCCTTTCGAGGAGCCCTTCAAGACCTTTCGCGCCCACGGACTGATCATCAAGGACGGCGCCAAGATGTCGAAGTCGAAGGGAAACGTGGTGACCCCGGACGCTTACATCGACCAGCACGGCGCCGATGTCTTTCGCACGTATCTGATGTTCCTGGGACCCTACGAGGACGGCGGCGACTTCCGCGACGAAGGCATTGCCGGAGTGCGCCGCTTCGTCGACGGCGTCTGGCGCGCCGTGCGCGACTGGAGCGTGAGCGGCAACACGGCGCCGGCAGCGGAGCCGCTGCGGCGGGCCACGCACCGAGCCGTCAAGAAAGTGCAGGAGGACCTCGACGGACTGCGCTACAACACCGCCATTGCGGCGCTCATGACGTTGTTGAACGAGATCCGGCGCGGCGGCCCACCCGACCGCGAGGTGCTGGAGGCCATGACGATCATGCTGGCGTCTCTGGCGCCGCACGTAGCTGAGGAGCTCTGGGAGGCGCTCGGGCACGATTCCAGCGTCTTCGCCGCGCGCTGGCCGACGTACGATCCGGCGCTGGTCGTCGAGGACATCGCCGTCGTGGTCGTTCAGGTTAACGGCAAGGTACGCGGGCGCGTCGAGGTGCCGCGGACGGCCGGCGAGGAGGAAGTCGTGGCCGCCGCGCTGGCCGACGCAGCGATTCAGGCGCACATCTCCGGCAAGTCGATTCGCCGGCGCGTCGTCGTGCCCGGGCGTCTGGTCAACCTGGTGGTGTAA
- the nusB gene encoding transcription antitermination factor NusB yields the protein MGPRRKGRELAVQALYQLDVLGTASAPQTLRAFWEGSDASAAAKAFGMELVAGVGAERERIDELIAATSEHWRIERLSLVDVCVLRLATYELLQSPSVPTRVVLDEAIEIARRFGNAESAAFVNGVLDAIATRLGVKDEANRSGDVS from the coding sequence ATGGGTCCGCGACGCAAAGGGCGCGAACTGGCCGTCCAGGCTCTCTATCAGCTCGACGTGCTCGGCACCGCGTCCGCACCGCAGACGTTGCGGGCGTTCTGGGAGGGCAGCGACGCCAGCGCAGCCGCCAAGGCTTTCGGAATGGAACTCGTCGCCGGGGTCGGCGCCGAACGCGAGCGCATCGACGAGTTGATCGCGGCGACCTCCGAGCACTGGCGCATCGAGCGCCTTTCGCTGGTCGACGTCTGCGTGCTGCGCCTCGCCACCTACGAGCTACTGCAGAGTCCGAGCGTGCCGACGAGGGTGGTGCTCGACGAGGCCATCGAAATCGCCCGCCGTTTCGGCAACGCCGAGTCGGCCGCCTTCGTCAACGGCGTGCTCGACGCGATCGCGACGCGACTCGGCGTGAAGGACGAAGCGAACCGATCCGGAGATGTGAGCTGA
- the ribH gene encoding 6,7-dimethyl-8-ribityllumazine synthase has protein sequence MANTFKGGLDGRGLRVAVVVSRFNSIVTERLLRGALTALTGCGVADDRIDVAHVPGAVEIPLAAESLARSGKYGALVCLGAIVRGETQHHDYISRAVIDALQEMQIRHRLPIALGVLTTENLEQALSRSADDAGNKGHEAAVTAVEMADLLRQLA, from the coding sequence ATGGCGAATACTTTCAAGGGCGGCCTCGATGGCCGCGGGCTGCGAGTGGCCGTTGTGGTGTCGCGATTCAACAGCATCGTCACCGAACGATTGCTGCGCGGCGCACTGACCGCCTTGACCGGTTGCGGCGTCGCCGACGACCGTATCGACGTCGCACACGTACCCGGCGCCGTCGAGATCCCGCTCGCCGCCGAGTCGCTGGCGCGCAGCGGCAAGTACGGAGCACTGGTGTGCCTCGGCGCGATCGTCCGCGGCGAGACCCAGCACCACGACTATATTTCCAGGGCGGTGATCGACGCCCTGCAGGAGATGCAGATACGCCACCGGCTGCCGATTGCACTCGGCGTTCTGACCACCGAGAACCTCGAGCAGGCGCTTTCGCGATCCGCCGACGATGCTGGCAACAAGGGCCACGAGGCGGCTGTTACCGCCGTCGAGATGGCCGACCTGTTGCGCCAACTCGCATGA
- the ribA gene encoding GTP cyclohydrolase II, translated as MCGRENRVNRIEPATRELRAGRMVVLTDGAQGEGQLCLLADAITPDAVNFMATHARGLVCLCLPEDRMRELGIPLMGPDNPASRERFGASIEARRGVTTGISAADRATTVRAAIAREAQPDDIVMPGHIQTLAARPGGVLARAALAEAAVDLTRLAGATPGAVVCTVLDDDGSVATAAQLGELAQLFALPLVDVADLVTYRLRNEAVVQRVADAPIVTTAAGRFRTVVYRSDVDRHEHIALVKGRLRPSDAVMVRVHSECLTGDVFGSQRCDCGDQLWRALEMIERAGRGVLVYMHQEGRGIGLANKILAYALQDQGRDTVEANLELGFEDDGRDYGLAAQILRDLGVCRVRLLTNNPKKIDGLQRYGIEVVERLPIEIPAHPGTLKYLRTKQQKLGHILSGLKPAP; from the coding sequence ATGTGCGGGCGGGAGAACCGGGTGAATCGGATTGAACCAGCAACACGGGAACTGCGCGCCGGACGCATGGTGGTGCTCACCGATGGCGCCCAGGGCGAGGGGCAGCTCTGCCTCCTCGCCGACGCGATCACCCCGGATGCGGTGAACTTCATGGCCACCCATGCCCGCGGGCTGGTCTGCCTCTGTCTGCCCGAGGACCGCATGCGCGAACTCGGCATTCCCTTGATGGGGCCCGACAACCCGGCCTCGCGAGAGCGGTTTGGAGCGTCGATCGAGGCACGGCGCGGGGTCACCACCGGCATTTCCGCCGCGGATCGCGCGACCACCGTTCGCGCCGCGATCGCTCGCGAGGCGCAGCCCGACGATATCGTCATGCCCGGTCATATTCAGACGCTGGCGGCCCGGCCGGGAGGGGTGCTGGCGCGAGCCGCACTGGCCGAGGCGGCCGTCGACCTCACGCGCCTCGCCGGCGCCACCCCGGGGGCGGTCGTCTGTACCGTTCTCGACGACGACGGCAGCGTCGCCACCGCCGCCCAGCTCGGCGAACTCGCCCAACTGTTCGCGCTGCCCCTGGTCGATGTCGCCGATCTGGTGACCTACCGCCTGCGCAACGAGGCAGTGGTGCAACGCGTGGCGGACGCGCCGATCGTTACCACCGCGGCCGGGCGGTTTCGCACCGTCGTGTACCGCAGCGACGTCGACCGCCACGAGCATATCGCCCTGGTCAAGGGCCGCCTGCGCCCCTCCGACGCGGTGATGGTGCGCGTACACTCCGAATGCCTCACCGGCGACGTCTTCGGCTCGCAACGCTGCGACTGCGGCGACCAGCTCTGGCGGGCTCTCGAAATGATCGAACGCGCCGGCCGTGGCGTCCTCGTGTACATGCACCAGGAAGGACGCGGCATCGGATTGGCAAACAAGATTCTCGCCTACGCCCTGCAGGATCAGGGGCGCGACACGGTCGAGGCGAATCTCGAGCTGGGCTTCGAGGACGACGGCCGGGATTACGGCCTCGCCGCCCAGATCCTGCGCGACCTCGGCGTCTGTCGTGTCCGCCTGCTCACGAACAATCCCAAGAAGATCGACGGTCTGCAGCGCTACGGCATCGAAGTGGTCGAGCGTCTCCCGATCGAGATCCCGGCACACCCGGGTACACTCAAGTATTTGCGTACCAAGCAACAGAAGCTCGGGCACATCCTGTCGGGCCTCAAACCGGCGCCCTGA
- the ribD gene encoding bifunctional diaminohydroxyphosphoribosylaminopyrimidine deaminase/5-amino-6-(5-phosphoribosylamino)uracil reductase RibD — protein sequence MGSAADRQFMRLALREARRGLGRTSPNPPVGAVVVTAGGTVAGRGFHRRAGAPHAEIEALASAGSAARGATLVVTLEPCAHHGRTPPCTEAIVAAGVRRVVIGARDPNPHVPGQGAALLAAAGVEVADGVLEAACNDLIAPFRKHVRTGLPWVTLKLAASLDGRIATAAGDSRWITGPDSRRYAHRLRNEHDAILVGAETVRRDDPALTCRLRGGRNPLRIVLDGRLRLPATARVLTDGAAPTLIVAGRSAPARRPWMDRAAGVQVMRLPDRDGVVSPRALLRALGRRGVVSVLVEGGARVAGTLLRAGAVDRLLCFLAPMLIGEDGRPMVGPLGVLGLRSALRLGPLRLRRFATDILVATDVRAGEPGESD from the coding sequence GTGGGGTCTGCTGCCGACAGGCAGTTCATGCGCCTTGCTCTGCGCGAAGCGCGACGAGGACTCGGCCGCACCAGCCCCAACCCGCCCGTCGGCGCCGTCGTGGTGACCGCCGGCGGCACCGTCGCCGGGCGCGGGTTTCACCGCCGTGCCGGCGCGCCGCACGCCGAGATCGAGGCGCTCGCTTCGGCGGGCAGCGCCGCGCGTGGCGCGACGCTCGTCGTCACGCTGGAGCCGTGCGCACACCACGGCCGCACGCCGCCCTGCACCGAGGCGATCGTGGCGGCGGGCGTTCGCCGGGTCGTCATCGGCGCCCGCGATCCCAATCCCCACGTGCCGGGGCAGGGTGCGGCGCTCCTCGCGGCCGCCGGCGTCGAGGTTGCCGACGGGGTGCTGGAAGCGGCCTGCAACGACCTCATCGCCCCCTTTCGCAAGCACGTCCGTACCGGTCTGCCGTGGGTAACACTGAAGCTCGCCGCCTCCCTCGACGGCCGCATCGCCACGGCAGCCGGCGACTCGCGTTGGATCACCGGACCCGACAGCCGCCGTTACGCGCATCGTTTGCGCAACGAACACGACGCCATCCTCGTCGGCGCCGAAACGGTGCGGCGCGACGACCCGGCCCTGACCTGTCGATTGCGCGGCGGCCGAAACCCGCTGCGCATCGTTCTCGACGGTCGCTTGCGCCTGCCCGCCACCGCGCGCGTGCTGACCGACGGCGCCGCTCCCACCCTGATTGTCGCCGGCCGCTCCGCACCGGCCCGCCGTCCGTGGATGGACCGCGCGGCCGGCGTACAGGTAATGCGTCTTCCCGACCGTGACGGGGTGGTCTCGCCGCGGGCTCTGCTGCGGGCCCTCGGCCGCCGCGGGGTCGTCTCGGTACTCGTCGAAGGCGGTGCTCGCGTGGCCGGGACACTGCTGCGCGCCGGGGCGGTCGACCGCCTGCTCTGCTTCCTGGCGCCGATGCTCATCGGCGAGGACGGCCGCCCCATGGTCGGACCGCTGGGGGTGCTGGGTCTGCGTTCGGCGCTGCGCCTGGGCCCCTTGCGACTGCGGCGGTTTGCGACCGATATATTAGTTGCTACAGATGTGCGGGCGGGAGAACCGGGTGAATCGGATTGA
- the nrdR gene encoding transcriptional regulator NrdR, which yields MKCPFCHDPENRVVDSRLTEDGGVIRRRRECASCKRRFTTYERVEETLPTIVKKDGGREAYDRHKIEAGMRKACEKRPVSITAIEEAIDGIERGLQERGDKEVPSSVVGEAVMQALHALDPVAYVRFASVYRSFKDVGEFMRELEDLMKARRKTASSPRPRRKA from the coding sequence ATGAAATGCCCGTTCTGCCACGATCCCGAGAATCGCGTCGTCGACTCTCGTCTCACCGAGGACGGCGGGGTGATCCGCCGCCGCCGAGAGTGTGCGAGCTGTAAGCGGCGGTTCACCACGTACGAACGGGTCGAGGAAACGCTGCCGACGATCGTCAAGAAAGACGGCGGACGCGAAGCCTACGACCGGCACAAGATCGAAGCCGGCATGCGCAAAGCGTGCGAGAAGCGTCCGGTGAGCATTACCGCGATCGAGGAGGCCATCGATGGCATCGAACGCGGGCTGCAGGAGCGCGGCGACAAAGAGGTGCCGAGTTCGGTCGTCGGCGAAGCGGTGATGCAGGCCCTCCATGCCCTCGACCCGGTGGCCTACGTGCGCTTCGCGTCCGTGTACCGGTCTTTCAAGGACGTCGGCGAGTTCATGCGCGAGCTGGAAGATCTCATGAAGGCGCGCCGCAAGACCGCGTCCAGTCCACGGCCGCGTCGGAAGGCGTGA
- the purF gene encoding amidophosphoribosyltransferase: MFDRFREKCGVVGVFGHPEAANLAYLGLYALQHRGQESAGIVSASGEALISHRGLGLVADVFDEQIVRKLEGSSAIGHNRYSTSGQTLLRNTQPFVVEYGQGGIAVAHNGNLVNAEELRNRLQRQGAIFQSTVDTEVIMHLIAAAHAERTIDRIIAALSQVRGAYSLVFLTPHELVAVRDPYGFRPLVFGRIPERDAVVVASETCALDLVGARYEREVEPGEVLWVSAAGAQSFRPFPAAPRTSCIFEYIYFARPDSRVYGRSVYEVRKELGRQLAREAPADADMVIPVPDSGVPAALGFAEEARLPFEMGLIRNHYVGRTFIEPRDAIRHFGVKVKLNAQVEVLAGKRVVVVDDSIVRGTTSHKIVTMLRAAGAQAVHMRISSPPTIGSCFYGVDTPTTEELIATDRSLERIRSFIGADTLAFLSERGMYSFLANGEGHGFCAACFTGRYPVPVTDQGRIHQFVLFEAAER, from the coding sequence GTGTTTGACCGGTTCCGCGAGAAGTGCGGCGTCGTCGGCGTATTCGGGCATCCGGAAGCGGCCAACCTCGCCTACCTCGGGCTCTACGCGCTGCAGCACCGCGGCCAGGAATCGGCCGGCATAGTCTCCGCCAGCGGCGAGGCGCTCATCTCCCACCGCGGCCTCGGGCTGGTGGCGGACGTGTTCGACGAACAGATCGTCCGCAAGCTCGAGGGCAGCTCGGCCATCGGACACAACCGTTACTCCACATCCGGGCAAACGCTGCTCCGAAACACGCAGCCCTTCGTCGTCGAGTACGGCCAGGGCGGCATTGCCGTCGCCCACAACGGCAACCTGGTGAACGCCGAGGAACTGCGCAACCGCCTCCAGCGCCAGGGCGCGATCTTTCAGTCGACGGTGGACACCGAGGTGATCATGCACCTCATCGCCGCCGCGCACGCCGAACGCACCATCGACCGCATCATCGCCGCTCTCAGCCAGGTGCGCGGCGCCTACTCCCTGGTGTTCCTCACGCCCCACGAACTGGTCGCCGTGCGCGATCCGTACGGGTTCCGGCCGCTGGTCTTCGGGCGCATTCCCGAACGCGATGCCGTTGTGGTTGCCTCGGAGACCTGCGCTCTGGATCTCGTCGGCGCCCGCTACGAACGGGAGGTCGAACCGGGTGAGGTGCTGTGGGTCAGCGCCGCCGGTGCACAGAGCTTCAGGCCTTTCCCGGCCGCCCCGCGCACCAGCTGCATTTTCGAATACATCTACTTCGCCCGGCCGGACAGCCGCGTGTACGGCCGCAGCGTGTACGAAGTTCGCAAGGAACTGGGACGGCAACTGGCTCGCGAAGCACCCGCCGATGCGGACATGGTGATTCCGGTCCCCGATTCCGGGGTGCCGGCCGCGCTGGGGTTTGCCGAGGAAGCCCGCCTGCCGTTCGAGATGGGTCTGATCCGGAACCATTACGTCGGGCGGACCTTCATCGAGCCGCGCGACGCCATCCGGCACTTCGGTGTCAAGGTCAAGCTGAACGCGCAGGTCGAGGTGCTCGCCGGCAAGCGGGTCGTGGTCGTCGACGACTCGATCGTTCGCGGCACGACCAGCCACAAAATTGTCACCATGCTGAGGGCCGCCGGCGCCCAGGCGGTACACATGCGTATCAGCTCACCGCCGACGATCGGATCGTGCTTTTACGGCGTCGATACCCCCACCACGGAGGAGCTGATCGCCACCGACCGCTCCCTGGAACGAATCCGTAGCTTCATCGGCGCCGATACGCTGGCGTTCCTGAGCGAACGCGGCATGTACAGCTTCCTTGCCAACGGCGAGGGGCACGGGTTCTGCGCCGCGTGCTTTACCGGGCGCTATCCCGTCCCGGTTACCGACCAGGGCCGCATTCACCAATTCGTCTTGTTCGAGGCAGCCGAACGGTGA